From Aedes albopictus strain Foshan chromosome 1, AalbF5, whole genome shotgun sequence, one genomic window encodes:
- the LOC134285020 gene encoding uncharacterized protein LOC134285020: MSTFIGSVEPYVVGTSFSDYAERLQHVFNYNRVPEVNRKSLFITVSGAAVFSELKKLYPGTDLDTLLYNDIIVKLKNRFDKKERTMVQKALFYERCQRRDELAEDFILDVKLLAENCGFGVMRDSIIRDRLVLGAYDKKVRERLLEEGEPSLEETERILIAREQMARSSLRMEQTGDRVSAIERPSVHNHRDDYSSRTWDHRNGRREVYPHRSRRDQDRYSYPSRSRSRSGQRWRSSNAKSVLCSYCKIRGHVRKNCFKLQRSRQSIRFVGDDVSTKESGFDFKRLGQPNNISDSEEDLDCMSITVGAQVNKPVFIHTKINGLGFDMEMDSGSAVSVVGEQIYRKHFYKLPLKVCRRRLSVVDGARLEILGVLEVTVSMRSMIADVT; encoded by the coding sequence ATGTCGACGTTCATCGGTTCTGTTGAGCCCTATGTAGTAGGCACATCTTTTAGCGATTACGCGGAACGTTTGCAGCACGTTTTCAATTACAATAGAGTGCCTGAAGTAAATCGCAAATCGCTGTTCATCACTGTCAGTGGAGCAGCAGTTTTTTCCGAATTAAAGAAGCTTTATCCCGGTACGGACCTTGACACATTATTGTACAATGACATCATTGTCAAATTGAAGAACAGATTCGACAAAAAGGAAAGAACAATGGTACAAAAGGCGCTTTTTTACGAGCGATGTCAGCGTAGAGATGAACTAGCTGAGGACTTTATCCTTGATGTTAAACTTCTGGCAGAAAACTGTGGTTTTGGTGTGATGAGGGATTCAATCATACGCGATAGGTTGGTTTTGGGAGCCTATGATAAAAAAGTGCGTGAACGCTTACTTGAAGAAGGTGAACCTTCTCTAGAAGAAACAGAACGGATTCTCATTGCCCGGGAACAGATGGCTCGTAGTTCGTTGCGGATGGAGCAAACAGGTGATAGAGTGAGTGCTATAGAAAGACCCAGCGTACATAACCATCGTGATGATTATTCAAGTAGAACCTGGGATCATCGTAATGGAAGGAGAGAAGTGTATCCGCACCGTAGTCGTCGTGACCAGGATCGCTATAGCTATCCCAGCAGGAGTCGTTCAAGATCTGGACAGCGTTGGAGGAGTAGCAATGCCAAGAGCGTGTTATGCAGTTATTGCAAGATTAGAGGTCATGTGCGAAAGAACTGCTTCAAGCTTCAACGATCCCGTCAGTCGATTCGTTTCGTGGGAGACGATGTTTCTACGAAGGAATCCGGATTCGATTTCAAGAGGTTAGGACAACCGAACAACATTAGCGATTCTGAAGAGGATTTGGATTGCATGTCTATCACTGTTGGAGCACAGGTAAATAAACCAGTTTTTATACATACGAAAATCAATGGGTTAGGTTTTGATATGGAGATGGACAGTGGATCTGCTGTATCGGTGGTAGGTGAACAAATATATAGGAAACATTTTTATAAATTGCCTCTTAAAGTATGCAGACGACGGTTATCTGTAGTTGACGGAGCCAGATTGGAAATATTGGGTGTTTTAGAAGTCACTGTTTCAATGAGAAGCATGATTGCTGACGTAACATAA